The DNA sequence ttcatTCCAaacaggtttgcaaagcctggaaatgctgtaggctgggtgcatttcttcagcaatctggcagacgagcaagtgcattagatgtttgaatggtttcctagtagtgagttcattatcAGATCCAAAGGAACAACTCATTTAGTACTGATGGGGCTGCGAGGCATCtacccttatgctcctataagggtaatgagacaagctgGAAGGAAACATGTCATACCTCGAGTTTCCAACATGGTTAAGTATAAGGCATATTTCAAAGGGGATGTCATCCCATTCAAGTTCGAAGTGCAACACATGTGGAACAAAAAGATCATCGTGGAAAGAGAGACTATTGaaccagacaggtatcatgccagtcatatgtactactatctctcaTGGTTGGAGGACGACATAGTTGGGGACGTCAAACCAGGAGTCAATCTGAAAAATATGATCATAGATAAGGTGGCTAAAGCACATGTGAAGTATAAGAGGCTATGCAAAAGGGTGTTTGAGTCCAAAGCAAAGCATCTAGAACAACATAAAGTGAACATGAAGGCGATAAGGGAACAGAAAGATATTGCCAATAAGTCAACAGAGAGGTTAGAATATCTAGAACAGGGATTGATGAAACTATAGGGGaggatgagaaagaggctttgggATTATCAAGGCATGGACGATGATGAAGGAGGGAAGCTTGCAAAAGCTTACTTGCTACTGGACATGCGCAATTTGGGAAATATGATTCATGGGGTgaagagagccaagcatggagaggGTCCTTCAGCGATCAAATAAACTAGGAAACAATGTTCTTTATTGCTTTCTAGattagattagatttcgatgtaataattCTTAATGTCATTAGTGACATTCTTATTATTGTCAATTTAGTGAAAGATTGATTTAGCTTATTTTCGCACTAATGAAATGATGCAAACGTTGGCATGAGTTTTCTCTTAGTTTATGTGTCGCTTAGgactacctcgggcacaatgagatCCCTAAAATTAGGACGCAAATTATTGCATGACCTTACGTGATACATGCTTAAATACTGCAAACACTCTTTTACTTCGTCTTACTGAattggttaccttttgtttttatttcttttgattattcccattcccaaaggttggttcgtgcattctggcatcatcagcataccacaccACATCCATAGACCCTCCACCTAGCTACCCGAAAAGTAAAGGCAAAGGGAAATAGAAGATGGGTAATTTAAGTGGTATTCGAAAAGACAATGCTACCATGGCAGATAATGTTGAAACCTCAGATGGGAGAAGTACGCCAGgacagaatgagttggtcttacatTTAGGGCAAAAAATCCTTGAGTTGCAGGATGAGCTTCAGCAGGTCCGAAATCTGGCAAACCTCTCTCTTCCCCTAAATGTTCCTGACATTAACCAGCAAAACACAACCGCtcagaaccaaacaccaccatAAAACACACAAACCAGAATCCACCACACATAGCTCTGAATCCTTCCGTACCATACCATTATCATAATCCCGCACCTCCCCAAAACCTTAACCTACCACTAATGCAAACCCCTCAGCAAAACCACCATTACCCGACCTCAATCCCCCTCAAACCTCAATCAATGATCATCCATATACCCAAGTTCTAGGAACTCATCAAGGTAACCCGATATACGTGGACACCTTATCCCATACCCCGCAACaaagaaggacctgctcattcgaaacatggcagaagaactcaagaaactgacagggagagtccagagtgttgaaggtgggaagggcattgaaggtttaaactatgaagatttgtgtatccaGCCAGATATAGAACTACCGGAGGGTTACAAACTTTCTaagtttgagatgtttgatgGCATTGGTAGACCAAAGGTGTATTTGAGAACTTACtgcgacaagcttgtaggagtgggtaagaatgaacaaatccgcatgaaactgttcatgcgaagtcttacaggagacgccttgtcttggtatatcagtcagaaTCCGAAAAAGTGGGCGAATTAGGTGAGCAAGGTGTCAAATTTTctggatagattcaggttcaataCAAAGAATGCGCCAAATGGTTTCTATGTTCAAAACTTCAAGAAGAAGCCTATAGAAACCTTCCACGAGTATGCTACAcattggagatcagaggccgtCAAGGTAAGGCCACCaattgaagaagaacaaatgaacaagttctttgttagagttCAAGATCCGCAGTACTATGAAAGGCAGATGGTTATCAAGCGTCACAAATTCTCaaacatcatcaagttaggagaaaggatagaagaaggaatcaatcAGAACTGATTAGAATGTATCTTTGCTGAGACTTTCATGTATACCTGCTATTTACCTGCTATCAACTTGTGATTATATGAATTCCGTATGCCAATACTGTTGTATGCCAAGGCAAACTTGTTCTTTGCTTTGATGTTGTGTGCTCACTTATCATTTGAGACTCCTAGGTTGAATTCCAATCCATGTCTAATTTACTTCTCTTTATGTCGACTAAGATAATATCCCTGCCCTCTTCACATAATGTCTGCTTACTTTATTTACTTGAAAGTTAGCCTCTTCTCATCTGAATGTTTACCTATTGGATTTAAAACCTTTGTGTGGTAAATTGTATTTGCCTGAATATTTCACATGTTAAACTCTGTAAGTTAGCTGTTTTCATTATTCTATCATGTTAAAGCTTCCACGTTAAGACTGTATCTCCGGTTCCTGCCTATGACACTACTAGATTTTCATGTTCAATCCCCTGCCTAAAGCTCTTTAAGATAGTTCTGGACCATGCTTTGTTGTGAAACTTTGTTTGAAATAACCATGTTACTCATAAACTCTATTCTTGGAATGATAACCATAAACTTGCCTCATATGTGGTTTGTGTGCCTTCCAATTTAGTATGATCCTGTCTATTTGTCTTGGCTAGAGCTGTTGTTAGTCACGGCTTTAAGAATTAAATGTTTAAGCTTCAAAGCAATTTAATTAGTTCTATAAGTGGTTTGTCACATGTATGGCTAAGTTTGGCATCCATTTGGGTAAGTAAGTTATTCGTTTAGGCCTGGTATGTGGGGCTAGCTTTGGTACTGGAGGTCTGAAATACACTGTCCGCACCTGGAGTTTGGGCCTGCTGTCCGTGTGAAGTTCTAAgcctatttgaaggcccaaaTGTGTTACTGGGTTATTCTATATTTGTAATTGTGTCTATGATTGTTCAATAATATGTAACAACTTGTAAAATTGAATGATGGGGAAATTAGGGAAAAAGGGGCTGGGGTATTCTAATgtttgcataaaagggtagaaagcatgcctataaggTCTATGTGTTTTAGTTGCTATTTCGTTTTGCATGCCTTATTTGTCATTTTGTTTAGCGTGCTTTGTTTCTGTACACCAAtagaatcatgcctatagggattaCACACACTTCACTCATACACCATTCAAAACATGTTAGTACTCGCCATACTTGTTTTCTAAGTCTATTACTGTGCACacttagataacatgcctataggataaaATAACTTGGTTTTCCTAACACTCATTTAGATCCCATGTCTATAGGGTTTCAATTAATCAATCGGTCACTTCTATTGTCTTGGTACGCTGTTAACCTGGATATCACGACTACAAGGTCTTAATTAATTAATCAACTACTTTGTTACTTCATTGTGTTACCatatatagaaatcatgcctataaggaTAAAAATCTTATAAGGTCAATTGCGTCTATCagttgttagaaatcctgcctataggatattgtcaCTCGCATAAGAAGTTGTTAATTCTGGGCTCTCAAGGTTAATTTACTTCCCCATTGCACAATATTTAGATATCATTCCTATAGGGTTGTAATGCCTTAATTTGCAAATTCGTTAGCCTAAAGCTGCACTGCTGCTTGTATAATGCTGGAAATTAGAATCAACTAGGaactatgcctataggacttaacgacTATAATGTTTCTTCACTCTAAAATTGCCCATTGCCTAAATCTGTCGCGTGCATTTGCTGCTTATGTGTGGGGGTTACCTTGAGCCTTTTCTTGCATTTATGTAAAGTCCTATATGTTTTGTATGCacgctagttttatcatttttgagaattctaagtaaagtctagaactacccaaataacAGATCCATATCCTCATGGACCATGGGCATGGGAGGGATAGTGCACGCACAGGACgcggtttagaattgaattagaatacttcaggtaaacaactttaacatagtaattgggtagcaggagatgatagtctatgcccgctgaataatatgagcaacccctaccctaaaggagttgcgaagtattatttatgttgcatggggtgatcctttaggctaaaaaatataGGACCCCCTCCTTTATATTGTTCACACTTAGTCGTTAAATTTAGAACAATTGAGTTGTACTATGTAAGCTCTAAAGACTTGTTCTGATTATCTTTATAACTTAATTGTTGCGTGAGTTTCTTTACACTTGTTCATAATAGAGCCTTTAAATTCTTTGTCTTTCCTCGCTTATATGATCACATAGGACCGTTATAATCTAATAATCCACATAGTATGAACTTCGGTTGGGACCCACTGTTGTGGACCTCAAAGattgcctaacaccttctctttgaggtaatttgagcccttagccgatctttggtgacatgaACTAGTTCTTGTTAGAGTCATTTGAAAATAGGTACCCTAACTCACCTTAAaaccgttaggtggtgactcttctcttttaatacccatttaaaagagttggcACACGTCGAAGCCCACTTTCGTATGTTTTCTCGAAGTCAGACCTTTAGATTTACCTGATATGTATTCTTAATTTGGTATCAAAATGTAGAACTGTTTGTGTGCCCTTATGTTATTCTGTTACAAGGGAAAGTATGCTTTTGTGGTGAAGGATACTATAGCATTTAGTTTGCATTGAAAGGGACGCACTGGCATTTAAAGCCATAGGAAAAAATAAGTcgttagtggttaggggtatttgggagtgaaGTTTAATTCTAAGTTGGGCTGCTCTCctcggcacaagcattgccctgagTCTTGAGTCCCTTGGGATCTTTTaagtgtcgggggattcaaaAGGGAGTATTGACCTTGAGTAGAACTccctccttagcccttaattcattgacacttttGGTTCTTTAgtggtttagtgtttaatgacaatgaaAAGCTTTCAATGTGAATTATTTGCCATGTATAACTACCACATTAGTATAATTTCTCATAGCATTAGCCTATTGAtgttctaatatatatatatatatatatatatatatatatatatatatatatatatatatatatatatatatatatatatatatacatggttAAATATGCTGAATATATGGAGCATGTGTCTAatgattttccttttcttttggaCATGTACATCATTTAGGCCTACTGAGTTCCTAAGACACTCAGGCCCAATCCCAGCTTTGTCACATTTTTTGGAGAGTCTAACATCAGCCATAGCCGCATTTCTTTACTGCTGGGCCTGCCTTCTTGAGGCTCAATTATCAGAGTCCATTCCTCTTTCCCTCAATTcctttgttattatttattgcttCCTTAATCTAGTTTACTGCTTCATTACTTTTATATACTGCTCTGCTGCTTTGTCGCATTTTTGTTGTCATGTATTTAATACTCATATATTAGATCACATACTTTATCTTCATGCCTTAATATCATATGAAACATAGACAAGCTTTAAATAATATAGGATTTAAAATGAACTAGTTAGTAATTAATCCTTACTATGCTAATTATATTTTACTCATATCATTACTATGCTCTCGCTCACCCTTTCCTTCTCTTAAAAGATTTTGAAGCCCAACGGCCCATTTTCAAAAAGAAATCAGAACTGAATCGCAAGCTCTACTATCACGAAGCAAAAATCAGAATTTTTCACAAAAATGAAGAACTATCGCGTCAAAGGATTTCCAACAAAATGATCtttctttaaatcttcaaatcAAGTTATATCTTTAGCTTACATTTACAAACACCTTTTAGAATTACACCTATCCCCTAAatcaattattttcataacttaaCCTCCTTTCATAAGTTTTATAAAATGAAGACCATCTACATACATATTTTCAAAACTCCGTCAACATATCTTTAAACTCCTTTATAAATTCACACCCCTCTTAAGTCTCACATCCCTTTTTATACTCTCCCTTAGGTATATAATAAGCCGTACTCTTTAATAGTAAATTAAGAATAGTATAAATAACTGATCCCTTAAAATTaatctaagtcctatggagctacctcaggtagattttaaaggGTGTCTAACAttttccccttagaagaacaagaacccttacctatAATCTCACCGATGAGCAGACCAATAAAAATATAACTtaataattaaataggtaccctagtatacctttaaatattaggtggcgactgtcttttatcaacaacagagaaaccacaagttgaatattattttgtctagtgtaaaatagggtgcaacactcAGCAAATTACGATCCATTAGAATCGTGATGGTCCTTATGCCCCCACTCCATCCTCACCTCGATCTGAGTGATCCCCTCATCAATCATCCTGAGATCGTTAGGGTTCGTGTTGGAACTTGACTCATCGCCCTAGTTGATAACGCCCTTTCCTTTATCCTCGTAGGCTGGAGGAGCATCCGCTGCCGGCCTGGAAGATGAGGCCTCCTTTTGCCTTGTAGGAAAGGAGCTGTCACCAAGCGTCCTCTCCACAACCATATCCTCATCAGGATGCAAAGGTACTCCCTCATTAGCCTCTTCTAATTGTGGGGCCTCGGAGGTCGCCCCAACATCATCTCCACTGTGTATCATTGTCGTCTCCTGAAGCATGAATTCATCTTTTACTGAATCGACGGCCAAGGGAACTTCCCTTTCTACGTCCACAGCTTTCCTTTTACGGGGCCTTAGGTCCCCATCACCAGGAGATACTTCATCATCTTCGTCGATGAGTGAAAACAAAGGAGGAACGGGCGTAACAGTAGAAACAGGGGCAGAGGCGGAAGGCGCAACAACCGAAATGGGGGCTGAGGCGGAAGGCGTAGCAGTCCTTCCCCTCCTAAATATGGGCACCAGCGCCTTGTTCCTTCTTGTATCTCCCCTGACTGAACCTAGAAAAAAGCATAAGAATTAAGTACAACGGCATAAGCCAGTACGAATACAATAACGACCAGAAGAAGGAGACTACCTCTCGAGGGGAGAGTCGGTTTGAACTTCTCAAAGATGCTCGGCCTATCACAAATCCTCACAATGTAGGGGAGAACTTGCCTGACCCAGTCAGCGAGACGCACCGCCAAAGGAAAAGGACGACTAGTAGATGCAGAAGAAGAGGTGTTACTCGACCAACTTGGAATGAACAAGATACTTAAAAGGGTAAAATCATAAAACACGAACACTTACTTGTATGGTTCCAAGCCTTAGGGAACCATTAACATTGGACACAAAGGCCTCAGTCATGAAAAAGAAGTACTCGAGCTAGAACTGCCGACTACccttatcgtccatcttcaccatcAAGCATTTGCCTCCACGATGTCGCAGGTTAAACATAGTCCCTTTATAGAAAATAGGGATGAACAAATGCACCAAGTGTCGTACCGTGACCTCGACCCCGGCAAGTTCGGTGAACTTTGATAGCATCTTGATGACCTTATAAACATAAGGGGCGAGCTGAGCGGGGCAAATACCATAATGACGGCAAAACTCCTCCACCGGCGGGAGAAGGGGGAACGAGTAACCAATGGTAAACGGGTAGGCATATAGAGCACAATACCCAAGACAATGAACGTGCACTTCATCCTCACCATCATAGATTAATTCTACATGGTTGGGAAGGCCAAACATGGCTTTGAATTCAGCTAAGTGCCTAGACTTCATCGACGATTGAAATTTTTCGGTCATCACATCCGGCGACCATTTAAAATCAGATCTAGCATCGGGGTTACGGGGGATAATCTCCTCCACTGAAGGAAGAGCTTCATCCTCAGCGGCGGCAACAATATCTCCCCCATGAACAAGGAATACAATGACTAAGGGAATGGCGTGGTTCTCCTCATCAACGTTAGAAGGAAGGTTAGACATAACTATAAAATTTATAAGAGGTTGGGATATGAAAAATGAGAGTAATAGAAGAAGTTAAAGGTCAGAAAGCAAAGAAAATTCAAGAATAACAGAGGAGCTTCTGTAGAGCAGGGATCATTCCAAAGAAAGTAAAATTTGAATAACGGTGGAACAATCCCTATTTATAGAAATAAAGGCATCAAACCCGAAATGGCTCATCATGATTGACACAACAATTAAAATAACAGTGCCAATCAAAAGTCGCGCGTAAACCGGTGCGATACTTTGGGAACATGTGTCATCATGACGAATGTCGTCATGACGTCACTCCTTTTCATGGAAAAAACGGTTCCAACAAATCAACTGGGAAAATCAAGAGTTTAAAATATGCGTTCCCCGAAAAACCACGTCGCCCGTTTGTCATGACGACCACGACCGCTGCTATCTGCTCATTGAACTTGCCCATGAGGAAGACCTCAACAaacggagggactaactgtatgggctaAAAATTATCATTATTATATGTGGGCCAAGTCAACATTAAGAAAGTTTTCGAAGGCTGCCATACGTCATCGATTTGGTTTTAACAGAGGACGAAGGCGAGGTTGAGGTGACCTAACAGAGGACGAAGGCGAGGTCAAGTTGACTCAATAGAGGACAAGGACGAGGATGAGTACTCCCTTTAAAAGAGCAGTAATGGCTAGTTTTAGAAATATACCTCACAGAAATATTCTAGGGAATATTCCTCCCATGTGTACTATTAAGGTTT is a window from the Nicotiana tomentosiformis chromosome 10, ASM39032v3, whole genome shotgun sequence genome containing:
- the LOC138900111 gene encoding uncharacterized protein; amino-acid sequence: MAEELKKLTGRVQSVEGGKGIEGLNYEDLCIQPDIELPEGYKLSKFEMFDGIGRPKVYLRTYCDKLVGVGKNEQIRMKLFMRSLTGDALSWFNTKNAPNGFYVQNFKKKPIETFHEYATHWRSEAVKVRPPIEEEQMNKFFVRVQDPQYYERQMVIKRHKFSNIIKLGERIEEGINQN